A window from Actinomycetospora corticicola encodes these proteins:
- a CDS encoding NAD(P)/FAD-dependent oxidoreductase, whose protein sequence is MSQYPGTPDVPTQWSPTGRRPRAATRTLAVLGVLAGPAAVLALWAAGLLGWWLAAALAVAAVAGGAALAGGTVLRGPGALSGTIPDTGDFVPGARVLVVGGGYVGLVAARALQARLGRSGDGRHRGRRSGARDRASTPVGSVTVVDPQPHMTYQPFLPEAAGGSIAPRHLTVSLRRVLDRCDVVTGAVVAIDDARRRAVVSLPDGLSKEIPYDVLVLAPGAVARELPVPGLAECAMTFRSVSDAAALRDHVLSRLDAAASVVPTTAEEVARRARLLTFVVVGGGFAGVEALGELEDLARRAGRQVGVDRDEMRWVLVEAARRIMPEVTEPTAARVHGRLARRGVEVRVGAGLVSAEDGVIRLADGTVVPTDTVVVAAGTRPHPLLERTDLPLERTGKVRCTAMLQVIGRNHVFAAGDGAAVPDLARGALLADENPQQLTAPTAQHAVRQARVLAGNVVAHLGGRPLQPYQHASAGVVAGLGRRRGVAEIRGVRLMGWPAYALHRAYHLWAMPTAERKARIVLDWVAAAVLGRDPVATGAVAPSPRRGDGDPDVAPAPTTGAIPTAGPVRAVDPAVVDGPTLREPHPSAAVPVRVGAEDRMRAPATGDQPALTWLSTGRHGFR, encoded by the coding sequence ATGTCGCAGTACCCGGGCACGCCCGACGTGCCCACCCAGTGGTCCCCGACCGGCCGCCGTCCCCGTGCGGCGACCCGGACGCTCGCGGTGCTCGGCGTGCTCGCCGGTCCCGCGGCCGTGCTCGCGCTGTGGGCCGCCGGGCTCCTCGGGTGGTGGCTCGCCGCCGCCCTCGCCGTCGCCGCCGTCGCCGGGGGCGCGGCCCTCGCGGGTGGCACGGTCCTGCGCGGACCGGGCGCCCTGTCCGGCACCATCCCGGACACCGGCGACTTCGTGCCCGGGGCCCGGGTCCTGGTGGTCGGCGGCGGCTACGTCGGGCTGGTCGCCGCCCGCGCCCTGCAGGCCCGCCTCGGCCGGTCCGGCGACGGCCGCCACCGCGGCCGGCGCAGCGGGGCCCGCGACCGGGCGTCGACGCCGGTCGGCTCGGTCACCGTGGTCGACCCGCAGCCGCACATGACCTACCAGCCGTTCCTGCCCGAGGCGGCGGGCGGCTCGATCGCGCCCCGGCACCTCACCGTGTCGCTGCGCCGGGTCCTCGACCGCTGCGACGTCGTCACCGGCGCCGTCGTCGCGATCGACGACGCCCGCCGTCGTGCCGTCGTGTCCCTGCCGGACGGGCTGTCGAAGGAGATTCCCTACGACGTCCTCGTCCTCGCCCCCGGCGCGGTGGCGCGCGAGCTCCCCGTGCCCGGCCTGGCCGAGTGCGCGATGACCTTCCGCAGCGTGTCCGACGCGGCCGCGCTGCGCGACCACGTGCTGTCCCGGCTCGACGCCGCCGCCTCCGTCGTCCCCACCACCGCCGAGGAGGTCGCCCGCCGCGCGCGGCTGCTGACCTTCGTCGTCGTCGGGGGCGGCTTCGCGGGCGTCGAGGCCCTCGGCGAGCTCGAGGACCTCGCCCGCCGCGCCGGACGCCAGGTGGGCGTCGACCGCGACGAGATGCGCTGGGTGCTGGTCGAGGCCGCGAGGCGGATCATGCCCGAGGTGACCGAGCCGACCGCCGCGCGCGTGCACGGCAGGCTCGCCCGCCGCGGGGTGGAGGTCCGGGTGGGCGCGGGCCTGGTGTCCGCCGAGGACGGCGTGATCCGGCTCGCGGACGGCACCGTGGTGCCGACGGACACGGTCGTCGTGGCGGCCGGGACCCGGCCGCACCCGCTGCTCGAGCGCACCGACCTGCCGCTGGAACGCACCGGCAAGGTGCGCTGCACGGCGATGCTGCAGGTCATCGGCCGGAACCACGTGTTCGCCGCCGGGGACGGCGCGGCGGTGCCCGACCTCGCCCGCGGGGCCCTGCTCGCCGACGAGAACCCGCAGCAGCTCACCGCGCCGACCGCCCAGCACGCGGTGCGGCAGGCGCGGGTCCTCGCGGGCAACGTCGTCGCCCACCTGGGCGGTCGCCCGCTGCAGCCCTACCAGCACGCGTCGGCCGGTGTCGTCGCCGGACTCGGCCGCCGCCGCGGCGTCGCCGAGATCCGCGGGGTGCGCCTCATGGGGTGGCCGGCCTACGCGCTGCACCGTGCCTATCACCTCTGGGCCATGCCGACCGCGGAGCGCAAGGCGCGCATCGTCCTGGACTGGGTCGCCGCCGCCGTGCTCGGCCGGGACCCGGTGGCGACGGGCGCGGTCGCCCCCTCGCCGCGCCGCGGCGACGGGGACCCGGACGTCGCCCCGGCTCCGACGACCGGGGCGATCCCGACGGCGGGTCCGGTCCGGGCCGTCGACCCGGCCGTCGTCGACGGCCCCACCCTGCGCGAACCGCATCCCTCGGCCGCCGTTCCCGTCCGGGTGGGTGCCGAGGACCGGATGCGGGCACCCGCCACCGGCGACCAGCCCGCCCTGACCTGGCTGAGCACCGGGCGGCACGGGTTCCGCTGA
- a CDS encoding class I adenylate-forming enzyme family protein yields MTTGSTLRSPISIDLPVVPVGALLDGAARRFGDRAALVHHDESLSFRELWSEACAVAHALIGRGIRPGDVVGLHLPNCLVWPVAYHGILLAGATVALASPALPPELLRAQLEDAGATAVISRDTTLPGVIGTDGRRLDLPTSPTDAPPDVELDPTVALAHLAYTGGTTGRSKGVELTHANVVANVLQYTASGSGSVPVPDVRGGITVEQTSPPEEHPVRLGEGVSIAVAPWFHAMGCNGLTIGFVAGATAVVQDRFDPAAYLADVERHRATTLSGAPAMYHALLAHPDARSRDLSSVRSVTSGASPMAVAQAERIAALMPDAIVLEGYGLTEATMALCTSPSARSAHRRIGTVGVPIADTELTLLEVGSGRPGDEPVAVGERGEIWARGPQVMRCYHERPDETADALVDGWLRTGDIGIVDDHGLVSVVDRVKDMLLFKGYNVYPRELEELLVARPEVLTAAVVGLPDEAVGESPTAAVVLSPGSDPAVVAEVATAINGAVRPYERLRRIFVVDALPTSAAGKVLKRDLRDALLGATDGPAWSDGGS; encoded by the coding sequence ATGACGACGGGCTCGACGTTGCGCTCCCCGATCTCCATCGACCTCCCCGTGGTCCCGGTCGGGGCCCTCCTCGACGGGGCCGCCCGGCGCTTCGGCGACCGCGCCGCGCTGGTCCACCACGACGAGTCGCTGAGCTTCCGCGAGCTGTGGTCCGAGGCGTGCGCCGTCGCCCACGCCCTGATCGGGCGCGGCATCCGCCCGGGTGACGTGGTGGGGCTGCACCTGCCGAACTGCCTGGTCTGGCCGGTCGCGTACCACGGGATCCTGCTGGCCGGGGCCACCGTCGCGCTGGCGAGCCCGGCCCTGCCGCCGGAGCTCCTGCGCGCCCAGCTCGAGGACGCCGGGGCGACCGCGGTGATCAGTCGCGACACCACGCTCCCCGGCGTCATCGGGACCGACGGACGCCGGCTCGACCTGCCCACCAGCCCCACCGACGCCCCGCCCGACGTCGAGCTCGACCCCACGGTCGCCCTGGCCCACCTCGCGTACACCGGCGGCACGACCGGCCGGTCCAAGGGCGTGGAGCTCACCCACGCCAACGTCGTGGCCAACGTCCTGCAGTACACGGCCTCCGGCTCGGGGTCGGTCCCGGTCCCCGACGTGCGGGGCGGGATCACCGTCGAGCAGACCTCGCCGCCCGAGGAGCACCCCGTCCGCCTCGGGGAGGGCGTGTCGATCGCCGTCGCGCCGTGGTTCCACGCCATGGGGTGCAACGGCCTGACCATCGGGTTCGTCGCCGGGGCCACCGCCGTCGTCCAGGACCGCTTCGACCCGGCCGCCTACCTCGCCGACGTCGAACGCCACCGCGCGACCACCCTGTCCGGGGCGCCCGCGATGTACCACGCGCTGCTCGCCCACCCCGACGCCCGGAGCCGCGACCTGTCCAGCGTCCGCTCCGTGACCTCCGGCGCCAGCCCCATGGCCGTCGCGCAGGCCGAACGGATCGCCGCGCTCATGCCGGACGCCATCGTCCTCGAGGGCTACGGGCTCACCGAAGCGACCATGGCGCTCTGCACCTCGCCCTCGGCCCGCTCGGCGCACCGGCGGATCGGCACCGTGGGCGTCCCGATCGCGGACACCGAGCTCACGCTGCTCGAGGTCGGCTCCGGACGGCCGGGGGACGAGCCGGTCGCGGTGGGGGAGCGGGGCGAGATCTGGGCGCGGGGCCCCCAGGTGATGCGCTGCTACCACGAGCGGCCCGACGAGACCGCCGACGCGCTCGTCGACGGCTGGCTGCGCACGGGCGACATCGGCATCGTCGACGACCACGGCCTCGTGTCGGTGGTGGACCGCGTCAAGGACATGCTGCTGTTCAAGGGCTACAACGTGTACCCGCGCGAGCTCGAGGAGCTCCTCGTCGCCCGCCCGGAGGTCCTGACGGCGGCGGTGGTCGGTCTGCCCGACGAGGCGGTGGGGGAGTCCCCGACGGCGGCGGTGGTCCTGTCCCCGGGCTCGGACCCGGCGGTCGTGGCGGAGGTGGCCACGGCGATCAACGGGGCCGTCCGGCCGTACGAGCGACTCCGGCGGATCTTCGTGGTGGACGCGCTGCCGACGTCGGCGGCGGGCAAGGTCCTCAAGCGGGATCTCCGTGACGCGCTGCTCGGCGCGACCGACGGTCCGGCCTGGTCCGACGGCGGTTCCTGA
- a CDS encoding DNA glycosylase AlkZ-like family protein — protein sequence MENTLGRQRLAALRLVGERCPSPGAAAAWLGCAQGQDLPGVLQSIALRTDAGDVDAVRRAFDDGSIVRSWPMRGTLHVVAAEDLAWMLPLGTPRPLAAAAQRRAGLGLAEETLDRAGEVAVEVLRGGGRRTRAEMSECWAEAGLDLTSSRAYHALSVLCQRGLLVQGPFASPPETERSGARPSTREQAFVLLDEWVPEPRRLGRDEALVEWARRFFRSHGPAGRRDFARWTGLPAADVTTAIEGARPDLAETDGLLHDPETPDRLAAADMPDELLLPGFDEFVLGYADRTQVLDAEHADRICPGNNGVFRPTVVRDGRVVGTWAWKGTGRNRRVERELF from the coding sequence GTGGAGAACACGCTCGGGCGGCAGCGGCTGGCCGCACTGCGCCTCGTGGGGGAACGGTGTCCGTCACCTGGCGCCGCGGCGGCGTGGCTCGGGTGCGCGCAGGGCCAGGACCTGCCCGGTGTGCTGCAGTCGATCGCGCTGCGGACCGACGCCGGCGACGTCGACGCGGTGCGACGGGCGTTCGACGACGGGTCGATCGTCCGCTCGTGGCCGATGCGCGGGACGTTGCACGTGGTGGCGGCCGAGGACCTGGCCTGGATGCTGCCGCTGGGGACGCCCCGGCCGCTCGCCGCCGCGGCCCAGCGCCGGGCGGGTCTCGGGCTGGCCGAGGAGACCCTCGACCGGGCCGGGGAGGTCGCGGTCGAGGTGCTGCGCGGCGGCGGACGTCGGACCCGCGCCGAGATGAGCGAGTGCTGGGCCGAGGCCGGGCTGGACCTCACCTCGTCCCGCGCCTACCACGCGCTGAGCGTGCTCTGCCAGCGTGGACTGCTCGTCCAGGGTCCGTTCGCCTCGCCGCCGGAGACGGAGCGCAGCGGAGCTCGACCATCCACCAGGGAGCAGGCGTTCGTCCTGCTCGACGAATGGGTGCCGGAGCCGCGGCGGCTCGGGCGCGACGAGGCCCTGGTCGAGTGGGCGCGCCGGTTCTTCCGCTCGCACGGCCCGGCCGGCCGCAGGGACTTCGCCCGCTGGACCGGGCTGCCCGCCGCCGACGTCACCACCGCGATCGAGGGCGCCCGACCGGACCTGGCCGAGACCGACGGCCTGCTCCACGACCCGGAGACCCCGGACCGGCTGGCCGCCGCCGACATGCCCGACGAGCTCCTGCTGCCCGGCTTCGACGAGTTCGTCCTCGGCTACGCCGACCGCACCCAGGTCCTCGACGCCGAGCACGCCGACCGCATCTGCCCCGGCAACAACGGCGTCTTCCGGCCGACCGTCGTGCGCGACGGCCGGGTGGTGGGCACGTGGGCGTGGAAGGGCACCGGCCGCAACCGCCGGGTGGAGCGCGAGCTGTTCTGA
- a CDS encoding alpha-keto acid decarboxylase family protein encodes MTYCVADYLADRLAEVGVEHVFGVPGDYNLAMLDHVVGHERLQWVGCANELDAGYAADGYGRLRGMAALATAFGVGELSAINAVAGSFAEHVPVVHVVGAPSTDHQSAHRMVHHSLGDGVFTHFMTMHEGITCARAALTVDTARAEIDRVLVEVRDRHLPGYLLIPTDVSAAAVDPPSGTLPAPVDHTDPEALEGFVESARALLEKAGSVDRVGVLAGLLTHRVGGREVLRELLDAGPLPHATDVWSKSLVDESVDHFVGTYAGAASAEEVRTAVEDAAALIVAGVYFTDLTSGFFTQRITRSRTIELGARTASVGAATFAPIELPTALAALVPLVRDLAAQGGAMAPRPGAAPTLPAVDADEPLSQDVLWAEIAGFLQEGDLVLADQGTSFYGASTHRLPRGVDFLGQPLWASIGYTLPATLGACLAQPDSRGVLLIGDGAAQLTVAELGTIVREGLAPVIVVVDNDGYTVERAIHGPTEPYNDITRWDWTAAPAMFAPGGGATACRAGTVGELRAALRVAREDPTTTAIVQAVVPRDDVPQLLADLTKALGQANSSS; translated from the coding sequence ATGACCTACTGCGTCGCCGACTACCTGGCCGACCGCCTCGCGGAGGTCGGGGTCGAGCACGTCTTCGGGGTGCCCGGGGACTACAACCTGGCGATGCTCGACCACGTCGTCGGTCACGAGCGGCTGCAGTGGGTCGGGTGCGCCAACGAGCTCGACGCCGGGTACGCCGCCGACGGGTACGGGCGGCTGCGCGGGATGGCGGCGCTCGCCACGGCGTTCGGGGTCGGCGAGCTGTCGGCGATCAACGCGGTGGCGGGGAGCTTCGCCGAGCACGTGCCGGTGGTGCACGTCGTCGGGGCGCCCTCGACCGACCACCAGTCGGCCCACCGGATGGTGCACCACTCGCTCGGTGACGGCGTCTTCACCCACTTCATGACGATGCACGAGGGCATCACCTGCGCCCGCGCGGCCCTCACCGTCGACACGGCGCGGGCGGAGATCGACCGCGTCCTCGTCGAGGTGCGCGACCGGCACCTCCCCGGCTACCTCCTCATCCCGACCGACGTGTCCGCCGCCGCCGTCGACCCGCCGTCGGGAACGCTCCCCGCGCCGGTGGACCACACCGACCCCGAGGCCCTCGAGGGCTTCGTCGAGAGCGCGCGGGCCCTGCTGGAGAAGGCCGGCTCGGTGGACCGTGTCGGGGTGCTCGCAGGGCTGCTCACCCATCGCGTCGGCGGCCGCGAGGTGCTGCGCGAGCTGCTCGACGCCGGACCGCTCCCCCACGCCACCGACGTCTGGTCGAAGAGCCTGGTCGACGAGAGCGTCGACCACTTCGTGGGCACCTACGCCGGCGCCGCGAGCGCCGAGGAGGTCCGGACGGCGGTGGAGGACGCCGCCGCGCTCATCGTCGCGGGCGTCTACTTCACCGACCTGACCAGCGGGTTCTTCACCCAACGGATCACGCGGTCGCGGACGATCGAGCTCGGGGCGCGGACGGCGAGCGTCGGGGCCGCGACCTTCGCGCCGATCGAGCTGCCGACCGCCCTCGCCGCCCTCGTGCCGCTGGTGCGCGACCTCGCGGCGCAGGGCGGAGCGATGGCGCCCCGGCCGGGAGCGGCGCCGACGCTGCCCGCGGTGGACGCCGACGAGCCGCTCTCCCAGGACGTGCTGTGGGCGGAGATCGCGGGGTTCCTGCAGGAGGGGGACCTGGTGCTCGCCGACCAGGGGACGTCGTTCTACGGAGCGTCCACCCACCGGCTGCCGCGCGGCGTGGACTTCCTCGGTCAGCCGCTGTGGGCCTCGATCGGCTACACGCTGCCCGCGACGCTCGGGGCCTGCCTCGCGCAGCCGGACTCGCGTGGGGTCCTGCTCATCGGCGACGGTGCGGCCCAGCTGACGGTGGCCGAGCTCGGCACGATCGTCCGCGAGGGGCTCGCACCCGTGATCGTGGTCGTCGACAACGACGGCTACACCGTCGAGCGGGCGATCCACGGGCCGACCGAGCCCTACAACGACATCACCCGCTGGGACTGGACGGCCGCCCCGGCCATGTTCGCCCCCGGCGGCGGCGCGACGGCCTGCCGGGCGGGGACCGTGGGCGAGCTGCGGGCCGCCCTGCGCGTCGCCCGGGAGGACCCGACGACGACGGCCATCGTGCAGGCCGTGGTACCGCGCGACGACGTGCCGCAGCTGCTCGCCGACCTCACGAAGGCGCTGGGTCAGGCCAACTCCAGCTCCTGA
- a CDS encoding alpha/beta hydrolase — MYSTSAAGVPYVLEPPSTGAADAPLVIAWHLMDAPRTERAFAAALPLAGLDVWKLYPGLPLSGERSPGGEEVMRLGFEEPVLNLHGRINAEAVAELPALLDEVRGRHGIADGPVAVVGGSAGAGVAGGAVVGKVVAARAAVLISPLVQLRPVVDLLARQFGMDYRWTPESEAVADRMDLVWRSHEFGTTSVRCIVGGDDDLDAFLYPAGRLRDMLREQGARAELRVVNDMGHALAEEPGVEPAPQTDAARQVDAMTVEFLAQELELA; from the coding sequence ATGTACAGTACCTCCGCCGCGGGCGTCCCGTACGTGCTCGAGCCCCCCTCGACCGGGGCCGCCGACGCCCCGCTCGTGATCGCCTGGCACCTCATGGACGCCCCGCGGACCGAGCGGGCCTTCGCCGCGGCGCTGCCGCTCGCCGGGCTCGACGTGTGGAAGCTCTATCCCGGCCTGCCGCTCAGCGGCGAACGCTCCCCGGGCGGCGAGGAGGTCATGCGGCTCGGCTTCGAGGAGCCGGTGCTCAACCTGCACGGCCGCATCAACGCCGAGGCGGTGGCCGAGCTCCCCGCGCTGCTCGACGAGGTCCGGGGCCGGCACGGCATCGCCGACGGTCCCGTCGCCGTGGTCGGCGGTTCGGCGGGCGCGGGTGTCGCGGGAGGAGCCGTCGTCGGGAAGGTCGTGGCAGCGCGTGCGGCCGTGCTGATCAGCCCGCTGGTCCAGCTGCGGCCGGTGGTCGACCTGCTGGCGCGGCAGTTCGGGATGGATTACCGCTGGACGCCGGAGTCCGAGGCCGTGGCCGACCGGATGGACCTGGTGTGGCGCTCGCACGAGTTCGGCACCACGTCGGTGCGGTGCATCGTCGGCGGGGACGACGACCTCGACGCGTTCCTCTACCCTGCCGGTCGCCTCCGCGACATGCTCCGCGAACAGGGCGCCCGGGCCGAGCTGCGGGTCGTCAACGACATGGGACACGCGCTGGCCGAGGAGCCGGGCGTCGAGCCCGCGCCGCAGACCGACGCCGCGCGCCAGGTCGACGCGATGACCGTGGAGTTCCTCGCTCAGGAGCTGGAGTTGGCCTGA
- a CDS encoding TetR family transcriptional regulator produces MRTPGQRAGLSRPAVVTAARAVLDEGASFSMRAVAGRLGVAPNALYSHVDGRDGLLDAVLDDLLGALPSPANRDPRAGLVSLMTATHDLLLDHPRLVPHFVARQGSRGPNATRLGETMRACLAAAGVDDPAAQDTAIRVLVVHAIGNAALGVAADGAPLPADTLRATYAAGLSWLVDGALGAVRSRPA; encoded by the coding sequence ATGAGGACCCCCGGACAACGGGCCGGACTGAGCCGACCCGCCGTCGTGACCGCCGCCCGCGCGGTCCTCGACGAGGGCGCATCGTTCTCCATGCGGGCCGTGGCCGGGCGGCTGGGGGTCGCCCCCAACGCGCTCTACAGCCACGTCGACGGCCGCGACGGACTGCTGGACGCCGTGCTCGACGACCTGCTCGGGGCACTGCCCTCCCCGGCGAACCGCGATCCGCGCGCCGGGCTCGTGTCGCTCATGACCGCCACGCACGACCTGCTGCTCGACCACCCGCGGCTGGTGCCGCACTTCGTCGCCCGGCAGGGATCGCGCGGCCCGAACGCGACGCGGCTCGGCGAGACCATGCGCGCCTGTCTGGCCGCCGCGGGGGTGGACGACCCGGCCGCCCAGGACACCGCGATCCGGGTGCTCGTCGTGCACGCGATCGGCAACGCCGCCCTGGGGGTGGCCGCCGACGGCGCCCCGCTGCCGGCGGACACCCTGCGCGCGACGTACGCGGCCGGGCTGTCGTGGCTGGTGGACGGCGCGCTGGGTGCCGTCCGATCCCGTCCGGCGTGA
- the pheT gene encoding phenylalanine--tRNA ligase subunit beta — translation MRAPVSWLTEHVGLSGHPSAEDLAEALIRVGFEVEDVEQLEAVPGPLVVGKVLEIEELTEFKKPIRFCRVDVGTRGRDPEQPQGIVCGATNFAVGDLVVAALPGTTLPGDFAIAARKTYGRVSDGMLCALDELGLGDDHAGILVLPPDTAEPGTDAAPLLGLADGSAEAVLDVAVNPDRGYALSIRGMGRELANAYDAPFGDPAAIDQGVPTSGEAGYPVTVEPASGCRRFVARRVTGLDPTAPSPWWMTRRLLLAGIRPISLAVDVTNYVMLELGQPMHAYDAARIRGDVVVRRARADEKLTTLDDVSRALDPDDVVVCDASGPIGLAGVMGGASTEVTPSTTDVLLEAATWDPASVARAARRHKLPSEAARRFERAVDPAVARAATDRAAALLAHHGGATVDGGVTDVGPFAEGTEEPTPTITMPLDLPDRVAGVTYPRGASVRRLVQVGCAVEVGGDGVSVVPPTWRPDLTRPADLVEEVLRLEGYDVIPSVLPEFAGGTGLTMAQRRRRQVSHALADAGYQEVLPSPFMAPTVLDAFGLDADDPRRTAVRLANPLDADRSLMATTLLPGLLDAVVRNVSRGLRDLALFHVGQVARPDGTPAAAPVVGTAGRPTDAEIAALLEALPAQPLRVGAVLTGAWEPKGWWGEGRPATWADAIDAARTVAAVYGATPSVSNDRHAPWHPGRCAALHVDGVLVGHAGELHPKVLETLGLPPRTCAMELELDRLPVHEVLARPEVSAFPPVLLDVALVAPVDVPTAAIGAALVEGGGELIEDVRLFDVYSGAQVGEGRRSLAFALRLRAPDRTLTLEEAGAARDAAIALAGERHGATLRA, via the coding sequence GTGCGCGCCCCCGTCTCGTGGCTCACCGAGCACGTCGGTCTGTCCGGGCACCCCTCGGCCGAGGACCTCGCGGAGGCGCTGATCCGCGTCGGGTTCGAGGTCGAGGACGTCGAGCAGCTCGAGGCGGTGCCCGGCCCGCTCGTCGTCGGGAAGGTCCTCGAGATCGAGGAGCTCACCGAGTTCAAGAAGCCGATCCGGTTCTGCCGGGTCGACGTCGGGACGCGCGGGAGAGACCCGGAGCAGCCGCAGGGCATCGTCTGCGGCGCCACCAACTTCGCCGTCGGCGACCTCGTCGTCGCGGCCCTGCCCGGCACGACGCTGCCCGGCGACTTCGCGATCGCCGCGCGGAAGACCTACGGGCGGGTCTCCGACGGGATGCTCTGTGCCCTCGACGAGCTCGGCCTCGGCGACGACCACGCGGGCATCCTCGTGCTCCCGCCGGACACCGCCGAGCCGGGCACCGACGCCGCGCCGCTGCTCGGCCTGGCGGACGGCTCCGCCGAGGCCGTGCTCGACGTCGCGGTGAACCCCGACCGCGGGTACGCGCTCTCGATCCGTGGGATGGGCCGCGAGCTCGCCAACGCCTACGACGCCCCCTTCGGTGACCCGGCGGCCATCGACCAGGGCGTCCCGACGTCGGGGGAGGCCGGCTACCCGGTCACGGTCGAGCCGGCCTCGGGCTGCCGCCGGTTCGTCGCCCGCCGTGTCACCGGGCTCGACCCCACCGCGCCGTCGCCGTGGTGGATGACCCGACGGCTGCTGCTCGCAGGCATCCGCCCGATCTCGCTCGCGGTCGACGTGACCAACTACGTGATGCTCGAGCTCGGCCAGCCGATGCACGCCTACGACGCCGCGCGGATCCGCGGCGACGTCGTGGTGCGCCGGGCGCGCGCCGACGAGAAGCTCACCACCCTCGACGACGTCAGCCGCGCGCTCGACCCCGACGACGTCGTGGTGTGCGACGCGTCCGGGCCGATCGGCCTCGCGGGCGTGATGGGCGGGGCGTCCACCGAGGTCACCCCGTCGACCACCGACGTGCTGCTCGAGGCGGCGACCTGGGACCCCGCGTCGGTGGCGCGCGCCGCGCGGCGGCACAAGCTGCCCAGCGAGGCGGCCCGCCGGTTCGAGCGGGCGGTCGACCCGGCCGTGGCGCGCGCCGCGACCGACCGGGCCGCGGCCCTGCTCGCGCACCACGGGGGCGCCACCGTCGACGGGGGCGTCACCGACGTCGGCCCGTTCGCGGAGGGCACCGAGGAGCCGACCCCGACGATCACGATGCCGCTCGACCTGCCCGACCGCGTCGCCGGTGTCACCTACCCGCGGGGCGCGAGCGTGCGACGCCTCGTGCAGGTGGGCTGCGCCGTCGAGGTCGGCGGCGACGGGGTCTCGGTCGTCCCGCCGACCTGGCGCCCCGACCTGACCCGCCCGGCCGACCTCGTCGAGGAGGTCCTGCGCCTCGAGGGCTACGACGTGATCCCGTCGGTGCTGCCGGAGTTCGCGGGCGGCACCGGGCTGACGATGGCGCAGCGCCGCCGGCGCCAGGTCTCGCACGCGCTCGCCGACGCCGGGTACCAGGAGGTGCTGCCCTCCCCGTTCATGGCGCCGACCGTGCTCGACGCCTTCGGGCTCGACGCCGACGACCCGCGCCGCACGGCGGTCCGGCTCGCGAACCCGCTGGACGCGGACCGCTCGCTCATGGCGACGACCCTCCTGCCGGGGCTGCTCGACGCCGTCGTCCGGAACGTCTCGCGCGGCCTGCGCGACCTCGCCCTCTTCCACGTGGGCCAGGTGGCGCGCCCCGACGGGACGCCCGCCGCGGCACCCGTCGTCGGGACCGCGGGTCGACCGACCGACGCGGAGATCGCGGCCCTGCTCGAGGCCCTGCCGGCGCAGCCCCTGCGGGTCGGGGCCGTGCTCACCGGCGCGTGGGAGCCCAAGGGCTGGTGGGGCGAGGGACGGCCCGCGACGTGGGCGGACGCGATCGACGCCGCCCGCACCGTCGCCGCGGTCTACGGCGCGACCCCGTCGGTGTCGAACGACCGGCACGCCCCCTGGCACCCGGGGCGGTGTGCGGCCCTGCACGTCGACGGCGTCCTCGTCGGGCACGCCGGCGAGCTGCACCCGAAGGTCCTCGAGACCCTCGGTCTGCCGCCGCGCACGTGCGCGATGGAGCTCGAGCTCGACCGCCTGCCGGTGCACGAGGTGCTCGCGCGCCCCGAGGTGTCGGCCTTCCCGCCGGTGCTGCTCGACGTCGCGCTGGTGGCGCCGGTGGACGTGCCGACCGCCGCGATCGGTGCGGCGCTCGTCGAGGGCGGCGGGGAGCTGATCGAGGACGTGCGGCTCTTCGACGTCTACTCCGGTGCCCAGGTGGGGGAGGGCCGGCGCTCGCTCGCGTTCGCGCTGCGCCTGCGCGCCCCCGACCGGACGCTCACCCTCGAGGAGGCGGGCGCGGCCCGCGACGCGGCGATCGCGCTGGCCGGCGAACGCCACGGGGCCACGCTCCGGGCCTGA